The nucleotide window CGGATCCCGCCCAACACCGGCAACGCGATCCGCCTGTCGGCTGCGACCGGGGCCCAGCTGCACCTGGTCGAGCCTCTCGGCTTCGACATGTCGGACACCCAGCTGAAGCGCGCCGGACTCGACTACCACGACCTCGCGGACGTGCACGTGCACGCCGACCTCGAGGCTGCGTTCAAGGCGCTCGACCCCGTACGGGTGTTCGCGTTCACGACCCGCGCTCGCACCTCGTACACGGAGATCGCGTACGAGCCCGGAGACGTGCTGATGTTCGGGCCGGAGCCGACCGGGCTGCCCGACGCCGTGCTCGCCGACCGCCGGATCACCGAGCAGCTGCGGATCCCGATGCTGCCGTCGCGGCGCTCGCTGAACCTCGCGAACTCCACGTCGATCGTCGTGTACGAGGCGTGGCGCCAGCACGGCTTCACCGGCGGCGTCTGACCGCGAGCCTTTACTCGCCCGCTGGTCGAGGCGGCCGTGGCCCGTTGGTCGAGGCGGCCCTGGCCGCTGGTCGAGGCGGCCCTGGCCCGCTGGTCGAGGCGGAGCGAAGCGACGATCGAGACCCCGCACCTGCCCGCGCAGAAACTGTCAGCAGCACCTCATAAAGTAGTACACATGTTCGATAGCAGCGCGATCGGAGACCTGGAAGCGGCCGTGGCCCGCCTCCAGGACCAGCCGATCGGGCTCGCCAC belongs to Mumia flava and includes:
- a CDS encoding tRNA (cytidine(34)-2'-O)-methyltransferase, with product MFRILYYEPRIPPNTGNAIRLSAATGAQLHLVEPLGFDMSDTQLKRAGLDYHDLADVHVHADLEAAFKALDPVRVFAFTTRARTSYTEIAYEPGDVLMFGPEPTGLPDAVLADRRITEQLRIPMLPSRRSLNLANSTSIVVYEAWRQHGFTGGV